The Mumia flava sequence GGTCTCGCCGAGCGCCTGTCGGTGAGCCCGACCCCGATCCGTGAGGCGATCCGCCGCCTGGAGCAGGACGGCCTGCTGGAGCGCACCGGCCCGCGGACGGTCGAGGTCGCCCAGATCGGCGACCTGGCGATCACCGACCTCGCCGAGGTCGAGGTCGCGCTGCGCGGGATGGTCGCGCGGTTCGCCGCGCGCCATGCGACGCCCGACCAGCTCGACACGCTCGACGCGATCCTCGACGACGCCGACGACCTGCTCATCGTGCTGCGCCAGCGTCACCTCGTAGGCGATGCGATCGACCGGCACCTCAACCAGCTGCTCGACACCATGCAGCGGTTCAACGCCGGCGTCGACGCCTGCGCGCACAACCCTGTGCTGGTCCGGTTGCTCGACCAGGCCCGGGTGTTCTCGTGGCCGGAGCGCCGCTCGCGTCTGGTGGACGCGGTGCACCTCGACGCTGAGTTCGGACTCGAGCGCTACGCCCTGCACCGCGCACTCGTCGGCGCGCTGCGCGACGGCAACGAGGAGGACGCCGAGCGGCTCGTCACCGAGGACGCTCGCGGCGGCCTGGCGGACCTCCTGGCCGGCTCGCCGCGGACCTGAGCCGCGCCCTTCGCGCCGAGCGTCGGGCTCGGATCAGGGAGGTCCTGGCAGTCCCGGTCTCCGCAGGACCTGCCCTGGGCCGGGGAGCGTGTCTAGCGTGAAGCCATGAGCATTCCCGAGATCACTCTGAACAACGGCGTGACCATGCCGGGCCTCGGGTTCGGCGTCTACCAGACCCCGCCGGACGAGACCGAGACGGCAGTCGCGACGGCGCTCGACGCCGGGTACCGGCACATCGACACCGCGGCGGCGTACGGCAACGAGCGCGGCGTCGGGGCCGCTCTGCGCGGCTCAGGCCTCCCCCGCGACGACGTGTTCGTCGAGACGAAGGTCTGGATCAGCGACTACGGGTACGACGAGACCCTGCACGCCTTCGACAAGAGCACGGGCAAGCTCGGCATCGAGCAGATCGACCTCCTGATCCTGCACCAGGCTCTGCCGAGCGCGTTCGATCGGACGATCGGCGCCTACCGCGCACTGGAGACGCTGCTCGCCGACGGCTCGGTGCGCGCGATCGGCGTCAGCAACTTCATGCCGCCCCACCTCGACCGGCTGCTCGACGCGACCGAGATCGTGCCGGCGGTGAACCAGATCGAGGTGCACCCGTACTTCCGCCAGTCGGAGCTGCTCGCGTACGACGCCGAGCGCGGGATCGTCAACCAGGCGTGGTCGCCGATCGGCGGCATCACGTTCTACCGCGACGGCTCGCACGGCTCGACCCTCGAGGACCCGACGATCCTGGCGATCGCGGCCGAGCACTCCCGCACGCCGGCCCAGGTGATGCTGCGGTGGCACCTCCAGCAGGGCCGCCAGGTCATCCCGAAGTCGGTCACGCCGTCGCGCATCCGCGAGAACGTGGACGTGGCCGACTTCGCGCTCTCCGCCGGCGAGCTGGCCGCGATCGACGCCCTCGACACGGGGGTGCGAGGCGGCCCCGAGCCGGAGGACATCACCCTCGAGACCTTCGGGATGCCGATCCCGGAGGCGTAGACCTCACGCGACGAACCGACCGATCCTCAGGTCCAGCACCGAAGGTCAGCCGCGGCGGTC is a genomic window containing:
- a CDS encoding aldo/keto reductase, translated to MSIPEITLNNGVTMPGLGFGVYQTPPDETETAVATALDAGYRHIDTAAAYGNERGVGAALRGSGLPRDDVFVETKVWISDYGYDETLHAFDKSTGKLGIEQIDLLILHQALPSAFDRTIGAYRALETLLADGSVRAIGVSNFMPPHLDRLLDATEIVPAVNQIEVHPYFRQSELLAYDAERGIVNQAWSPIGGITFYRDGSHGSTLEDPTILAIAAEHSRTPAQVMLRWHLQQGRQVIPKSVTPSRIRENVDVADFALSAGELAAIDALDTGVRGGPEPEDITLETFGMPIPEA
- a CDS encoding GntR family transcriptional regulator; protein product: MPEELSTQLAPETLADRAYRSIRAAVATGELRPGQKVTERGLAERLSVSPTPIREAIRRLEQDGLLERTGPRTVEVAQIGDLAITDLAEVEVALRGMVARFAARHATPDQLDTLDAILDDADDLLIVLRQRHLVGDAIDRHLNQLLDTMQRFNAGVDACAHNPVLVRLLDQARVFSWPERRSRLVDAVHLDAEFGLERYALHRALVGALRDGNEEDAERLVTEDARGGLADLLAGSPRT